A genomic window from Cloacibacillus evryensis DSM 19522 includes:
- a CDS encoding terminase gpA endonuclease subunit, producing the protein MKSLKRTAETVLAKWTTAELRALAPPEKISVSEWADHNRVLTSEYSELSGPWRTDRTPYLREPMDSFRSAGVIKISLAFATQLGKTECEYNMIGYAVDQDQGSMLYVLPTDTLAKDICKGRFRSFIRNCAALREKFDFERSEIQRLYFPGMEIAFVGANSPSQLASRPVRYVFYDEADKFPLRAGDDADPFKLAAERTKTYYRRKEVEVSSPTYDSGHIWRSWLEADVRKRYFVPCPHCNELFVMRMKDIKWPEEMNALAPSIRLKRVSEEAWCECPHCRRAIFDKHKHMMLRAGSWQPVEYDKNLEDWVMSPQKIARPRHVAYNLSTIYSPWKRFGDVAKEFLESKDKPEKLMNFVNGWLGEPWVNQAARMRSDVVLEHQLEYERGTVPEGVLMLTAAVDVQKDHFWWSVYGWGEGMTSWLVDFGGGPGICETWIDIENVLEREYRQADTGETFRVFFSLIDSGFRTEEVYEFCLEHPGLTCPSKGLDETSAKGIPYRIGVIDKMRYTELKLFLLDTEFYKDFVYGRLARAPGERGSFSVFAGCPRQFADQLCSEHKVTEYDRKGRAKGLYKTIMSGIDNHLLDCAVGNFAAAEIAGVRTLRADEEDD; encoded by the coding sequence ATGAAATCCTTGAAACGTACAGCAGAAACGGTATTGGCAAAATGGACGACGGCGGAGCTTCGGGCGCTGGCACCGCCGGAGAAAATAAGTGTGAGTGAATGGGCTGACCATAACAGGGTGTTGACATCTGAGTATTCGGAATTGTCTGGTCCGTGGCGCACGGACCGGACTCCATATTTACGGGAGCCGATGGACAGCTTCCGATCTGCCGGCGTAATAAAGATTTCTCTAGCTTTTGCCACCCAGCTCGGAAAGACGGAATGCGAATACAACATGATAGGCTACGCCGTGGACCAGGATCAGGGAAGCATGCTATATGTTTTGCCGACGGATACGCTGGCGAAGGATATTTGTAAAGGGCGTTTTCGGAGCTTTATCCGAAATTGCGCTGCGCTGCGGGAAAAGTTCGATTTTGAACGCTCTGAAATTCAGAGGCTCTATTTTCCCGGGATGGAAATCGCTTTCGTGGGCGCGAACAGCCCATCACAGCTCGCCTCTCGCCCTGTGCGCTATGTTTTCTACGATGAGGCCGACAAGTTCCCGCTGCGCGCCGGCGACGACGCCGACCCATTCAAACTGGCCGCCGAACGAACAAAGACATACTATCGCCGTAAAGAGGTCGAGGTGTCCAGTCCGACATATGATTCCGGCCATATATGGCGATCGTGGTTGGAAGCGGACGTGCGCAAACGGTATTTTGTCCCCTGTCCGCATTGTAACGAATTATTTGTAATGCGCATGAAAGATATCAAGTGGCCGGAAGAGATGAACGCGCTCGCGCCGTCGATACGCTTAAAAAGGGTCTCGGAGGAGGCGTGGTGCGAATGCCCGCACTGCCGCCGCGCAATATTTGACAAACACAAGCATATGATGCTGCGGGCCGGAAGCTGGCAGCCGGTTGAATACGATAAAAATCTGGAAGACTGGGTAATGAGCCCGCAGAAAATAGCCCGTCCCCGGCATGTCGCTTATAACCTTTCAACGATATATTCGCCGTGGAAGCGCTTCGGAGATGTGGCGAAAGAATTCCTCGAATCAAAGGACAAGCCTGAAAAACTGATGAACTTTGTAAACGGCTGGCTTGGCGAGCCGTGGGTGAATCAGGCAGCGCGGATGCGTTCGGACGTCGTGCTTGAACACCAGCTGGAGTATGAACGCGGGACGGTTCCCGAGGGCGTCCTGATGCTGACGGCGGCAGTGGACGTCCAGAAAGATCACTTCTGGTGGTCTGTCTACGGTTGGGGCGAAGGGATGACGAGCTGGCTGGTCGACTTCGGCGGCGGCCCGGGAATCTGCGAAACATGGATCGATATCGAGAATGTATTAGAACGGGAATACCGGCAGGCAGACACGGGCGAGACCTTCCGAGTCTTTTTCTCGCTTATAGACTCCGGTTTCCGGACGGAGGAAGTATATGAGTTTTGCCTTGAACATCCAGGCCTGACATGCCCTTCAAAGGGGCTTGATGAGACCTCGGCGAAAGGCATCCCCTATCGCATCGGTGTGATCGACAAGATGCGTTACACGGAGTTGAAGCTCTTCCTGCTTGATACGGAATTCTACAAAGATTTTGTATACGGCAGGCTGGCGCGAGCGCCTGGCGAGCGAGGAAGTTTCAGCGTCTTTGCTGGATGTCCTCGCCAGTTTGCCGATCAGCTCTGTTCGGAGCATAAGGTAACGGAATACGACCGCAAAGGGCGCGCAAAAGGGCTATATAAAACCATCATGAGCGGGATTGACAACCACCTGCTGGACTGCGCGGTCGGCAACTTTGCGGCAGCGGAGATCGCCGGCGTCCGCACGTTGCGGGCGGACGAGGAGGATGATTGA